The following proteins are co-located in the Planctomycetota bacterium genome:
- a CDS encoding PmoA family protein, whose product MRQLTGSTVAVLMAVAALAAAAQVELKRDDAQHQLAILADGKAALVYHFEPESFLPYFHPVNSPSGKELTIKQTDPYPHHRSFWFADTVLLEGEKAPASFYNAFYSFKDGKGPCIRHARFAAEKAEGDSAALGMELLWELAPDKPVLKEARDARFLALGNGEWFLDIRFTVTAEWGDVHFRSDAAHYAWPYIRIHPQFSVERGGTLLNSEGGLKQAGTHGKPAKWCDYTNTLDGKTEGLAFFSHAENEHPHTWLTRDYGTFGPRRADPKNGKPFTLKKGESLAMRVGVLVHNGDAKEAKIAERYNEYVTGRLSLLPPLGK is encoded by the coding sequence ATGCGTCAGTTGACGGGAAGCACCGTGGCCGTGCTGATGGCTGTGGCCGCGCTGGCCGCCGCCGCGCAGGTCGAGCTGAAGCGCGACGACGCGCAACACCAGCTCGCCATCCTGGCCGACGGCAAGGCCGCGCTCGTCTACCACTTCGAGCCCGAGAGCTTCCTGCCCTACTTCCATCCGGTCAACAGCCCCTCGGGCAAGGAACTGACGATCAAGCAAACGGACCCGTATCCCCACCACCGCAGCTTCTGGTTCGCCGACACCGTGCTGCTCGAGGGCGAGAAGGCGCCGGCCAGCTTCTACAATGCCTTCTACAGCTTCAAGGACGGCAAGGGCCCCTGCATCCGCCACGCGAGGTTCGCCGCCGAGAAGGCCGAGGGCGACTCCGCGGCGCTCGGCATGGAGCTGCTCTGGGAGCTTGCCCCCGACAAGCCCGTGCTCAAGGAGGCCCGCGACGCCCGCTTCCTCGCGCTCGGCAACGGCGAGTGGTTCCTCGACATTCGCTTCACCGTCACGGCCGAGTGGGGCGACGTGCATTTCCGCAGCGACGCCGCCCACTACGCCTGGCCCTACATCCGCATCCACCCGCAGTTCTCCGTCGAGAGGGGCGGCACGCTGCTCAACTCCGAGGGCGGCCTCAAACAGGCCGGCACCCACGGCAAGCCCGCCAAGTGGTGCGACTACACGAACACGCTCGACGGCAAGACCGAGGGCCTGGCCTTCTTCTCCCACGCCGAAAACGAGCACCCGCACACCTGGCTCACGCGCGACTACGGCACCTTCGGCCCGCGCCGCGCCGACCCGAAGAATGGCAAGCCGTTCACGCTGAAGAAAGGCGAATCGCTGGCCATGCGCGTCGGCGTCCTCGTCCACAACGGCGACGCGAAGGAGGCGAAGATCGCCGAGCGCTACAACGAGTACGTCACGGGCAGACTCTCGCTTCTCCCCCCACTGGGCAAGTGA